The Oryza glaberrima chromosome 9, OglaRS2, whole genome shotgun sequence genome includes a window with the following:
- the LOC127784010 gene encoding uncharacterized protein LOC127784010 isoform X2, with protein sequence MAEETKINAINHHHLIDISPELGGANAIDGPKEMKELGIVDGAVEMKELGVAAAVHGAGEMKELGGTASIDGAADKKELGGAVAGAGGAAETKWLRKLTSSSVNTAVLRDLIARTPMLWYLGERSGTILRPRSRRAGVDALHAVRAVAIGPFHRRDHWLPFPDDAKLPFLRYLQDQCGLDVEHYVAALADESDRLRDEFADDDVGDDVAAEILEDEEKFLQMVLLDSCFILVVSMMLSKVCTDGDKASCVSRAASISREYFILHMAVSQHAEDIKLDMLVLENQVPFAAVKLLAASCSKLKLLRPVEELVLGCFDDILPKRASPAAGDTEPFQHVLHLFHWSRVPTSKYCILSTPRKLLKIKKESERLFPSSMELCRSAVWFRSAAASCGDLDMWFWGRTASPVAVMTIPCLDVHEYSATVLHNMIAFEKHFHWAHGACVTAHVARMEGLVRCPQDAAFLRRRGVLSSMRKTDAELVAFFRELGEETVGARLPDEYAEMVDAVACHRSRKG encoded by the exons ATGGCAGAGGAAACGAAAATTAACGCGATCAACCATCACCACCTGATCGACATCTCACCGGAGTTGGGTGGCGCGAACGCCATCGATGGCCCAAAGGAGATGAAGGAGTTGGGCATCGTCGATGGCGCAGTGGAGATGAAGGAATTGggcgtcgctgccgccgtccaTGGCGCAGGGGAGATGAAGGAGTTGGGCGGCACGGCCTCCATCGATGGCGCCGCGGACAAGAAGGAGCTgggcggcgcggtcgccggcgccggcggcgcagcggagACAAAGTGGCTGCGCAAGCTGACGTCGTCGAGCGTCAACACCGCCGTGCTGAGAGACCTCATCGCGCGGACGCCCATGCTGTGGTACCTCGGCGAGCGCTCCGGCACCATCCTCCGGCCGCGCTCCCGGCGCGCCGGCGTCGACGCGCTGCACGCGGTGCGCGCCGTGGCCATCGGCCCGTTCCACCGTCGTGACCACTGGCTCCCCTTCCCCGACGACGCCAAGCTGCCGTTCCTGCGCTACCTGCAGGACCAGTGCGGCCTCGACGTCGAACACTACGTCGCGGCGCTCGCCGACGAGAGCGACCGCCTCCGCGATGagttcgccgacgacgacgtcggggACGATGTCGCCGCGGAGATACTTGAGGACGAGGAGAAGTTCCTGCAGATGGTTCTTCTTGACAGCTGCTTCATCCTCGTGGTCAGCATGATGCTCAGCAAGGTCTGCACCGACGGCGACAAGGCCAGCTGCGTGTCGCGGGCGGCGTCCATCAGCCGGGAGTACTTCATACTTCACATGGCCGTGTCGCAGCACGCCGAGGACATCAAGCTGGACATGCTGGTGCTCGAGAACCAGGTACCCTTCGCCGCCGTCAAGCTGCTTGCCGCCTCGTGCAGCAAGCTCAAGCTCCTGCGCCCCGTCGAAGAGCTCGTGCTCGGCTGCTTCGACGACATCTTGCCGAAGCGAgcgagccccgccgccggcgacaccgAGCCGTTCCAGCACGTGCTACACCTCTTCCACTGGTCGCGCGTGCCGACGAGCAAGTACTGCATCCTGTCGACGCCACGGAAGCTTCTCAAGATCAAGAAGGAGTCGGAGCGGCTGTTCCCGAGCTCCATGGAGCTCTGCCGGTCGGCGGTGTGGttccggagcgcggcggcgagctgcggcGACCTCGACATGTGGTTCTGGGGCCGGACGGCGAGCCCTGTGGCGGTGATGACCATCCCCTGCCTCGACGTGCACGAGTACAGCGCCACCGTGCTGCACAACATGATCGCCTTCGAGAAGCACTTCCACTGGGCGCACGGCGCGTGCGTGACGGCGCACGTGGCGAGGATGGAGGGCCTCGTCCGGTGCCCGCAGGACGCGGCGTTcctccggcggcgaggcgtgctGTCGAGCATGCGCAAGACGGACGCGGAGCTGGTGGCCTTCTTCCGCGAGCTCGGGGAGGAGACCGTCGGCGCGCGCCTCCCCGACGAGTACGCGGAGATGGTGGACGCCGTGGCGTGCCACCGGAGCAGGAAG GGATGA
- the LOC127784010 gene encoding uncharacterized protein LOC127784010 isoform X1, with protein sequence MKTSLIERNSPNSWTNRVRMAEETKINAINHHHLIDISPELGGANAIDGPKEMKELGIVDGAVEMKELGVAAAVHGAGEMKELGGTASIDGAADKKELGGAVAGAGGAAETKWLRKLTSSSVNTAVLRDLIARTPMLWYLGERSGTILRPRSRRAGVDALHAVRAVAIGPFHRRDHWLPFPDDAKLPFLRYLQDQCGLDVEHYVAALADESDRLRDEFADDDVGDDVAAEILEDEEKFLQMVLLDSCFILVVSMMLSKVCTDGDKASCVSRAASISREYFILHMAVSQHAEDIKLDMLVLENQVPFAAVKLLAASCSKLKLLRPVEELVLGCFDDILPKRASPAAGDTEPFQHVLHLFHWSRVPTSKYCILSTPRKLLKIKKESERLFPSSMELCRSAVWFRSAAASCGDLDMWFWGRTASPVAVMTIPCLDVHEYSATVLHNMIAFEKHFHWAHGACVTAHVARMEGLVRCPQDAAFLRRRGVLSSMRKTDAELVAFFRELGEETVGARLPDEYAEMVDAVACHRSRKVSWWCGGFVLHFFPSPWVVVSLVAAAAVIVVPSLLQTVYTILSYVKTT encoded by the coding sequence ATGAAGACAAGCTTAATTGAGAGAAATTCCCCCAATTCGTGGACAAACAGAGTCAGAATGGCAGAGGAAACGAAAATTAACGCGATCAACCATCACCACCTGATCGACATCTCACCGGAGTTGGGTGGCGCGAACGCCATCGATGGCCCAAAGGAGATGAAGGAGTTGGGCATCGTCGATGGCGCAGTGGAGATGAAGGAATTGggcgtcgctgccgccgtccaTGGCGCAGGGGAGATGAAGGAGTTGGGCGGCACGGCCTCCATCGATGGCGCCGCGGACAAGAAGGAGCTgggcggcgcggtcgccggcgccggcggcgcagcggagACAAAGTGGCTGCGCAAGCTGACGTCGTCGAGCGTCAACACCGCCGTGCTGAGAGACCTCATCGCGCGGACGCCCATGCTGTGGTACCTCGGCGAGCGCTCCGGCACCATCCTCCGGCCGCGCTCCCGGCGCGCCGGCGTCGACGCGCTGCACGCGGTGCGCGCCGTGGCCATCGGCCCGTTCCACCGTCGTGACCACTGGCTCCCCTTCCCCGACGACGCCAAGCTGCCGTTCCTGCGCTACCTGCAGGACCAGTGCGGCCTCGACGTCGAACACTACGTCGCGGCGCTCGCCGACGAGAGCGACCGCCTCCGCGATGagttcgccgacgacgacgtcggggACGATGTCGCCGCGGAGATACTTGAGGACGAGGAGAAGTTCCTGCAGATGGTTCTTCTTGACAGCTGCTTCATCCTCGTGGTCAGCATGATGCTCAGCAAGGTCTGCACCGACGGCGACAAGGCCAGCTGCGTGTCGCGGGCGGCGTCCATCAGCCGGGAGTACTTCATACTTCACATGGCCGTGTCGCAGCACGCCGAGGACATCAAGCTGGACATGCTGGTGCTCGAGAACCAGGTACCCTTCGCCGCCGTCAAGCTGCTTGCCGCCTCGTGCAGCAAGCTCAAGCTCCTGCGCCCCGTCGAAGAGCTCGTGCTCGGCTGCTTCGACGACATCTTGCCGAAGCGAgcgagccccgccgccggcgacaccgAGCCGTTCCAGCACGTGCTACACCTCTTCCACTGGTCGCGCGTGCCGACGAGCAAGTACTGCATCCTGTCGACGCCACGGAAGCTTCTCAAGATCAAGAAGGAGTCGGAGCGGCTGTTCCCGAGCTCCATGGAGCTCTGCCGGTCGGCGGTGTGGttccggagcgcggcggcgagctgcggcGACCTCGACATGTGGTTCTGGGGCCGGACGGCGAGCCCTGTGGCGGTGATGACCATCCCCTGCCTCGACGTGCACGAGTACAGCGCCACCGTGCTGCACAACATGATCGCCTTCGAGAAGCACTTCCACTGGGCGCACGGCGCGTGCGTGACGGCGCACGTGGCGAGGATGGAGGGCCTCGTCCGGTGCCCGCAGGACGCGGCGTTcctccggcggcgaggcgtgctGTCGAGCATGCGCAAGACGGACGCGGAGCTGGTGGCCTTCTTCCGCGAGCTCGGGGAGGAGACCGTCGGCGCGCGCCTCCCCGACGAGTACGCGGAGATGGTGGACGCCGTGGCGTGCCACCGGAGCAGGAAGGTGAGCTGGTGGTGTGGCGGCTTTGTGCTTCACTTTTTCCCGTCGCCATGGGTGGTCGTGTCGCTcgtggcggctgcggcggtcATCGTTGTGCCATCGCTGCTGCAGACAGTCTATACTATTCTTAGCTACGTGAAAACTACCTAG